The following coding sequences lie in one Methylosinus sp. PW1 genomic window:
- a CDS encoding fumarylacetoacetate hydrolase family protein, whose amino-acid sequence MSAYLFPPPAPAALAIAGDARRFPVRRIFCVGQNYAAHAREMGKDPSREQPCFFSKPADAVVASGATIPYPPRTADLHHEIELAAAIGSGGADIPRADALAHVFGYGAGIDLTRRDLQSEARKAGRPWDLSKGFDNSAPLGALAPAARIGHPGKGRISLAVNGAARQDADLSDMIWSVAEIVSILSQFARLEAGDLIFTGTPAGVGPIVSGDHVTGEIEGVGSVALTVG is encoded by the coding sequence GTGAGCGCATATCTGTTTCCGCCGCCGGCGCCGGCCGCGCTCGCCATCGCCGGCGACGCCCGGCGCTTTCCCGTGCGGCGCATCTTCTGCGTCGGGCAGAATTACGCCGCCCATGCGCGCGAGATGGGCAAGGACCCCTCCCGCGAGCAGCCCTGCTTCTTCTCCAAGCCGGCCGACGCCGTGGTCGCCAGCGGCGCGACCATCCCCTACCCGCCGCGAACCGCCGACCTGCATCATGAGATCGAGCTGGCAGCGGCGATCGGGAGCGGCGGGGCGGATATCCCCCGCGCCGACGCGCTCGCCCATGTGTTCGGCTATGGCGCCGGAATCGACCTCACCCGCCGCGACCTGCAGAGCGAGGCGCGCAAGGCCGGGCGGCCCTGGGACCTCTCAAAAGGCTTCGACAATTCCGCGCCGCTGGGAGCGCTGGCGCCGGCCGCGCGCATCGGCCATCCGGGCAAGGGACGCATCAGCCTCGCCGTGAATGGCGCGGCGCGGCAGGACGCCGATCTCTCCGACATGATCTGGAGCGTCGCGGAGATCGTGTCGATCCTGTCGCAATTCGCGCGGCTGGAGGCGGGCGATCTCATCTTCACCGGCACGCCGGCCGGCGTCGGGCCGATCGTTTCCGGGGACCATGTGACGGGCGAGATCGAAGGCGTGGGAAGCGTCGCGCTGACCGTGGGGTAG
- a CDS encoding response regulator transcription factor: MSGVSVLLVDDHPIVREGYRRLLERQPGFRVVGEADSAAAAYQAYRKFSPDVVVMDLQLAGGAGGLEAVRHIRQWDKKARILVVTMHDAAAYALKAFEAGASGFVTKGGEAAELVRAVETVAHGGRALGDDIAREIAAERLAEGRSPLDDLGPRETEILRLVASGRTTEEIAGALNLSAKTVQNYHYQIKSKMGARTDAHLVWLAIGAGLVGGEGSM; the protein is encoded by the coding sequence GTGAGCGGCGTCTCGGTCCTGCTCGTCGACGATCATCCGATCGTGCGGGAGGGCTATCGTCGCCTGCTGGAGCGCCAGCCGGGCTTTCGCGTCGTCGGCGAGGCGGACAGCGCCGCCGCGGCCTATCAGGCCTATCGCAAATTCTCGCCCGATGTGGTGGTGATGGATTTGCAGCTCGCCGGCGGCGCCGGCGGGCTGGAGGCGGTGCGCCATATTCGTCAATGGGACAAGAAGGCGCGCATTCTCGTCGTCACCATGCATGACGCCGCCGCCTATGCGCTGAAGGCGTTCGAGGCTGGCGCCAGCGGCTTCGTCACCAAGGGCGGCGAGGCGGCCGAGCTGGTCCGCGCGGTGGAGACGGTCGCCCATGGCGGCCGCGCGCTCGGCGACGACATAGCGCGGGAGATCGCGGCGGAGCGCCTCGCCGAAGGCCGCTCGCCGCTCGACGATCTCGGGCCGCGCGAGACGGAGATTCTGCGCCTCGTCGCCTCCGGCCGCACGACAGAAGAAATCGCCGGGGCGCTCAATCTCAGCGCCAAGACGGTGCAGAATTATCACTATCAGATCAAATCCAAGATGGGCGCCCGCACGGACGCGCATCTCGTCTGGCTCGCCATCGGCGCCGGCTTGGTCGGCGGCGAGGGGTCGATGTGA
- the secG gene encoding preprotein translocase subunit SecG: MQQVIIVIHLMVVVALVVLILYQKSEGGALGIGGGGGLFTGRGQANAVTRATGILGAIFFLTSIALTVLPAWERGSGEGLDPAKLELKEVPAAGAPAAGASTPAPAEKKESIFDQLQRVQQQRQGATPPAAESPAAAPATEGAKEPEAKAPEGADKAPAEQK, encoded by the coding sequence ATGCAGCAGGTTATCATCGTCATCCACCTGATGGTGGTGGTCGCTCTCGTCGTGCTGATCCTCTACCAAAAGTCGGAGGGCGGCGCGCTCGGCATTGGCGGAGGCGGCGGCCTGTTCACGGGCCGCGGCCAGGCCAACGCCGTCACCCGCGCCACCGGCATTCTGGGCGCCATCTTCTTTCTGACGAGCATCGCGCTGACCGTTCTTCCGGCCTGGGAGCGCGGCAGCGGCGAAGGGCTCGATCCCGCCAAGCTGGAGCTGAAGGAAGTTCCGGCGGCCGGGGCGCCGGCGGCCGGCGCCTCGACGCCGGCTCCGGCCGAGAAGAAAGAGAGCATCTTCGACCAGCTGCAGCGCGTCCAGCAGCAGCGCCAGGGCGCGACGCCGCCGGCCGCAGAGTCGCCCGCCGCCGCTCCGGCGACGGAAGGCGCGAAGGAGCCGGAGGCGAAAGCCCCGGAGGGCGCGGACAAGGCTCCGGCCGAGCAGAAGTGA
- a CDS encoding glycerophosphodiester phosphodiesterase — translation MIELLSRASCALICAALLAPLSAVASEEGPQRPIVIGHRGAGGYVPEHTLESYALAIELGADFIEPDLVSTKDGVLIARHEPNIIATTNVKSLPQFANRKRKAVVDGVEQEGYFVSDFTWSEIKQIGAVQAFAERDPDFNGRFRIPSFDEIIELAKRKGREEGRVIGVYPETKHPTYHQMINLPLEDRLLAVLTRHGWNHHSAPVFIQSFEQANLKYLRKKTTVRLIQLVDANDVNPDGSLDFTPPYDRPYDWAVAGRQGKFADLLKPAGLAEVRAYADGVGPWKTYLISSACIKIVNNACADANGDGSVNEADRKLLPPTSVVADAHAAGLLVHPYTFRNEQRRLASDYKGVPVNEYLTFYKLGVDGLFSDFADTAVTARSLWALKTDPDAAKCLVKGLYGHDSVCRGLRWLNAN, via the coding sequence ATGATCGAGCTTCTGTCCCGCGCATCATGCGCGCTGATCTGCGCCGCGCTGCTCGCGCCGCTGTCCGCCGTCGCCTCCGAGGAAGGTCCCCAACGTCCCATCGTCATCGGCCATCGCGGCGCCGGCGGCTATGTTCCCGAGCATACGCTCGAATCCTACGCTCTCGCGATCGAGCTCGGCGCCGATTTCATCGAGCCCGATCTCGTGTCGACCAAGGACGGCGTGCTGATCGCTCGTCACGAGCCGAACATCATCGCCACCACCAATGTGAAGAGCCTGCCGCAATTCGCCAATCGCAAGCGCAAGGCCGTCGTCGACGGCGTCGAGCAGGAAGGCTATTTCGTCAGCGACTTCACCTGGAGCGAGATCAAGCAGATCGGCGCCGTGCAGGCCTTCGCCGAGCGCGATCCCGATTTCAACGGCCGCTTCCGCATTCCGAGCTTCGACGAGATCATCGAGCTCGCCAAGCGCAAGGGCCGCGAAGAAGGCCGCGTCATCGGCGTCTATCCCGAGACCAAGCATCCGACCTATCATCAAATGATCAACCTCCCGCTCGAGGATCGCCTGCTCGCCGTGCTGACGCGCCATGGCTGGAACCATCATAGCGCTCCCGTCTTCATCCAGAGCTTCGAGCAGGCCAATCTGAAATATCTGCGCAAGAAGACGACGGTGCGGCTGATCCAGCTCGTCGACGCCAATGACGTCAATCCCGACGGCTCGCTGGATTTCACGCCGCCCTATGACCGGCCTTATGATTGGGCCGTCGCCGGCCGCCAAGGCAAATTCGCCGATCTCCTGAAGCCCGCCGGCCTCGCCGAGGTTCGCGCCTATGCCGATGGCGTCGGGCCGTGGAAGACCTATCTCATCAGCTCCGCCTGCATCAAGATCGTCAACAACGCCTGCGCCGACGCCAATGGCGACGGCTCCGTCAATGAGGCGGACCGCAAGCTGCTGCCGCCGACCTCTGTCGTCGCCGACGCCCATGCGGCCGGCCTGCTCGTGCATCCCTATACGTTCCGCAATGAGCAGCGCCGTCTCGCCAGCGACTACAAAGGCGTTCCGGTCAATGAATATCTGACCTTCTACAAGCTCGGCGTCGATGGATTGTTCAGCGATTTCGCCGATACGGCGGTGACGGCGCGCTCGCTGTGGGCGCTGAAGACCGACCCCGATGCGGCGAAATGTCTGGTCAAAGGCCTCTATGGCCATGACTCCGTGTGCCGCGGGCTGCGCTGGCTCAACGCCAATTGA
- the leuB gene encoding 3-isopropylmalate dehydrogenase: MAAYKLLLLPGDGIGPEIIAEAEKLIAFLSASGVAAFETEKGLVGGSAYDAHGQAISESDMALAQSADAVLLAAVGGPKWDGVPYDVRPEAGLLRLRKDLGLFANLRPAICYPALVDASSLKPDLVDGLDIMIVRELTGGVYFGEPKEITDLGNGQKRGVDTQVYETYEIERIARIAFELARKRSNKVTSSEKANVMKSGLLWREVVTALHAREYSDVQLEHMLADALGMQLVRRPKQFDVIVTDNLFGDLLSDVASMLTGSLGMLPSASLGGEDAATGKRKALYEPCHGSAPDIAGKALANPIAMIGSLVMALRYSFGLIPVADAIDKAIADVLAAGLRTADIAGPNDKPVSTSQMGDAILAELKKTLG, encoded by the coding sequence ATGGCCGCCTACAAGCTCCTTCTCCTGCCGGGCGACGGCATCGGCCCGGAAATCATCGCCGAGGCCGAAAAGCTCATCGCCTTTCTGAGCGCCTCCGGCGTCGCCGCTTTCGAGACGGAGAAGGGCCTCGTCGGCGGCTCCGCCTATGACGCCCATGGACAGGCGATCAGCGAATCCGACATGGCCCTGGCCCAGAGCGCCGACGCCGTGCTGCTGGCCGCCGTCGGCGGGCCGAAATGGGACGGCGTGCCTTATGACGTGCGCCCGGAGGCCGGCCTATTGCGCCTGCGCAAGGACTTGGGCCTCTTCGCCAATCTGCGCCCCGCCATCTGCTATCCGGCGCTGGTCGACGCCTCCTCGCTGAAGCCCGATCTCGTCGACGGCCTCGACATCATGATCGTGCGCGAATTGACTGGCGGCGTCTATTTCGGCGAGCCCAAGGAGATCACCGATCTCGGCAATGGCCAGAAGCGCGGCGTCGACACGCAGGTCTATGAGACCTATGAGATCGAGCGCATCGCCCGCATCGCCTTCGAGCTCGCCCGCAAGCGCTCCAACAAGGTCACATCGTCCGAGAAGGCGAATGTGATGAAGTCCGGCCTGTTGTGGCGCGAGGTGGTGACGGCCCTGCACGCGCGCGAATATTCCGATGTGCAGCTCGAGCATATGCTCGCCGACGCGCTCGGCATGCAGCTCGTGCGCCGGCCCAAGCAGTTCGACGTGATCGTCACCGACAATCTCTTCGGCGATCTTCTGTCGGACGTCGCCTCCATGCTGACCGGCTCGCTCGGCATGCTGCCCTCCGCCTCTCTCGGCGGGGAGGACGCCGCCACGGGCAAGCGCAAGGCGCTCTACGAGCCCTGCCACGGCTCCGCGCCGGACATCGCCGGCAAGGCGCTCGCCAATCCGATCGCCATGATCGGCTCGCTGGTGATGGCGCTGCGCTATTCCTTCGGCCTGATCCCAGTCGCCGACGCGATCGACAAGGCGATCGCCGATGTGCTGGCCGCCGGCCTGCGCACGGCCGATATCGCCGGGCCGAACGACAAGCCTGTGTCCACCAGCCAGATGGGCGACGCGATTCTGGCGGAGCTGAAGAAGACATTGGGGTGA
- a CDS encoding ATP-binding protein gives MQLIIRLIMRLVAIVGFCLALAIGWVMDDANRSIRAETQASAERVAHELEHLFWREILWRGSMRRDNILPIPNWESLATLKLVSPGVCITFAPGTEEPRVLCSQMDGVGVEAPQWFTHAFDLLFGAPAPVSRPLTVRQPETGAVVARADSAAAVRQAWREISIVAGVAASMAVGVCLLAALAIFHALAPTQTIVDGLRRLEKGNYRHRVKSFTSGEFGLIARAVNDLAERLAQTTAERVALTKRLFEVQEEERRALARDLHDEFGQCLTATSAFAAAIEAGASDRPDLAADARSIGKVARRMTMTLREALARLRSQDLDELGLEACLVQLVAGWNAQTAPRAVVHLDLMGDLAGVPPAVSTSVFRIAQECLTNAMRHGRPSEVFLRVERLASNDGVVALTVEDDGEGDPTRIDFSAGHGLLGMRERVSAFGGSLSIDRAAHGVCVAARIPLAPANSNAAGAFGRAA, from the coding sequence ATGCAATTGATCATTCGCCTCATCATGCGACTCGTCGCCATTGTGGGCTTTTGCCTCGCGCTCGCCATCGGCTGGGTGATGGACGACGCCAATCGCTCCATCCGCGCGGAGACGCAAGCCTCGGCGGAGCGCGTCGCCCATGAGCTCGAGCATCTCTTCTGGCGCGAGATTCTCTGGCGCGGCTCCATGCGGCGCGACAATATTTTGCCTATTCCCAATTGGGAGTCGCTCGCCACTTTGAAGCTCGTCTCGCCCGGCGTCTGCATCACTTTCGCGCCGGGGACGGAGGAGCCGCGCGTGCTGTGCAGCCAGATGGACGGCGTCGGCGTCGAGGCGCCGCAATGGTTCACCCACGCTTTCGATCTTCTGTTCGGCGCGCCGGCGCCGGTGTCGCGGCCGCTCACCGTGCGCCAGCCGGAGACGGGCGCCGTGGTGGCGCGCGCCGATTCGGCGGCCGCCGTGCGGCAGGCCTGGCGCGAGATTTCCATCGTCGCCGGCGTCGCCGCCTCCATGGCGGTCGGCGTCTGCCTGCTGGCGGCGCTCGCCATCTTCCATGCGCTGGCGCCGACGCAGACGATCGTCGACGGGCTGCGCCGGCTCGAGAAGGGCAATTACCGCCACCGCGTCAAATCCTTCACCAGCGGCGAGTTCGGCCTCATCGCCCGCGCCGTCAACGACCTCGCCGAGCGATTGGCGCAGACGACGGCGGAGCGCGTCGCGCTGACCAAGCGGCTGTTCGAGGTGCAGGAGGAGGAGCGCCGCGCCCTGGCGCGCGATCTCCATGACGAGTTCGGCCAATGCCTGACGGCGACCAGCGCCTTCGCCGCGGCGATAGAGGCGGGGGCCTCCGACCGGCCCGATCTCGCCGCCGACGCCCGCTCCATCGGCAAGGTGGCGCGGCGCATGACGATGACGCTGCGCGAGGCGCTGGCGCGGCTGCGCTCGCAGGATTTGGACGAATTGGGCCTCGAGGCCTGCCTCGTTCAGCTCGTCGCCGGCTGGAATGCGCAGACGGCGCCGCGTGCGGTCGTGCATCTCGATCTGATGGGCGATCTCGCCGGCGTGCCGCCCGCGGTCTCCACCAGCGTCTTCCGCATCGCGCAGGAATGCCTCACCAACGCCATGCGCCACGGCCGGCCGAGCGAGGTTTTTCTGCGCGTGGAGCGCCTCGCCTCCAATGACGGCGTTGTCGCGCTCACTGTGGAGGACGATGGCGAGGGCGATCCGACGCGCATCGATTTTTCCGCCGGCCATGGCCTGCTCGGCATGCGCGAGCGCGTCTCGGCCTTCGGCGGCAGCCTCTCCATCGACCGCGCCGCGCATGGCGTCTGCGTCGCGGCGCGCATTCCGCTGGCGCCGGCCAATTCCAACGCCGCCGGCGCATTCGGACGGGCGGCGTGA
- a CDS encoding CTP synthase, which produces MARYIFITGGVVSSLGKGLASAVLGALLQARGYTVRLRKLDPYLNVDPGTMSPYQHGEVFVTDDGAETDLDLGHYERFTGRPACRQDNVTTGRIYQDIIAKERRGDYLGATIQVIPHVTNAIKEFALEGNDHVDFVLIEIGGTVGDIEGQPFFEAIRQLGNELPEKHCIYIHLTLLPFIPSAGELKTKPTQHSVKELRSIGIQPDILLCRTDREIPREERRKLGLFCNVRENAVIEARDAAHIYDVPRAYHAAGLDAQVLAAFGIDPAPKPDMSRWNAVTQRVNNPEGEVTIAVVGKYTGMKDAYKSLIEALAHGGIANRVKVNLDWIESEVFESSDPAAHLEHVNGILVPGGFGQRGAEGKILAARFARERGVPYFGICFGMQMAVIEAARALAGIEKANSTEFGPCEEPVVGLMTEWLRGNALEQRSATGDLGGTMRLGAYPAHLKPGSRIAAIYGRCDISERHRHRYEVNDAYRERLEAHGLSFAGSSPDGVLPETVEIPDHPWFIGVQYHPELKSRPFEPHPLFASFIEAAKAQSRLV; this is translated from the coding sequence ATGGCGCGGTACATCTTCATCACCGGCGGCGTGGTCTCCTCACTCGGCAAGGGCTTGGCGTCAGCGGTGCTCGGAGCATTGCTTCAGGCGCGCGGCTACACGGTGAGGCTGCGCAAGCTCGATCCCTATCTCAACGTCGATCCTGGCACGATGAGTCCGTACCAGCACGGCGAGGTCTTCGTGACCGACGACGGCGCCGAGACCGATCTCGATCTCGGCCATTATGAGCGTTTCACCGGACGTCCCGCTTGTCGCCAGGACAATGTGACGACCGGGCGCATCTATCAGGACATCATCGCCAAGGAGCGGCGCGGCGACTATCTCGGCGCGACCATCCAGGTGATCCCTCACGTCACCAACGCCATCAAGGAATTCGCCCTCGAGGGCAATGACCATGTCGATTTCGTCCTGATCGAGATCGGCGGCACGGTGGGCGACATTGAGGGCCAGCCCTTCTTCGAGGCGATCCGCCAGCTCGGCAATGAGCTGCCGGAGAAGCATTGCATCTATATCCATCTGACGCTGCTGCCCTTCATCCCCAGCGCCGGCGAGCTGAAGACCAAGCCGACGCAGCATTCGGTGAAGGAGCTGCGCTCCATCGGCATTCAGCCGGATATTCTGCTCTGCCGCACCGATCGCGAGATCCCGCGCGAGGAGCGCCGCAAGCTCGGCCTCTTCTGCAATGTTCGCGAGAACGCCGTCATCGAGGCGCGCGACGCCGCCCATATCTATGACGTGCCGCGCGCCTATCACGCCGCCGGGCTCGACGCGCAGGTGCTCGCCGCCTTCGGCATAGACCCCGCGCCCAAGCCGGATATGAGCCGCTGGAATGCGGTGACGCAGCGCGTCAACAATCCCGAGGGCGAGGTGACGATCGCCGTCGTCGGCAAATACACCGGCATGAAGGACGCCTATAAGAGCCTCATCGAGGCTCTGGCGCATGGCGGCATCGCCAATCGGGTGAAGGTCAATCTCGACTGGATCGAATCGGAGGTGTTCGAAAGCTCCGATCCGGCCGCCCATCTAGAGCATGTGAACGGCATTCTCGTGCCCGGCGGCTTCGGCCAGCGCGGCGCCGAGGGCAAGATTCTCGCGGCCCGCTTCGCCCGCGAGCGCGGCGTTCCCTATTTCGGCATTTGCTTCGGCATGCAGATGGCGGTCATCGAGGCGGCCCGCGCCCTCGCCGGCATAGAGAAGGCCAATTCCACCGAATTCGGCCCCTGCGAGGAGCCCGTCGTCGGCCTGATGACCGAATGGCTGCGCGGCAATGCGCTGGAGCAGCGCTCCGCGACCGGCGATCTCGGCGGCACCATGCGGCTCGGCGCCTATCCCGCGCATTTGAAGCCCGGCTCGCGCATCGCCGCCATCTACGGGCGCTGCGACATATCGGAGCGCCATCGCCATCGCTACGAGGTGAACGACGCCTATCGCGAGCGGCTGGAGGCGCATGGCCTCTCCTTCGCCGGTTCCTCGCCGGATGGCGTGCTGCCGGAGACGGTCGAGATTCCCGACCATCCCTGGTTCATCGGCGTGCAATACCACCCGGAGCTGAAGTCGCGCCCCTTCGAGCCGCATCCGCTCTTCGCCAGCTTCATCGAGGCGGCCAAGGCGCAGAGCCGGCTGGTGTGA
- the ftsH gene encoding ATP-dependent zinc metalloprotease FtsH has translation MEPPKDKPWSFHLAYFLLALIGVLILQQMWTVYRQTEVVPYSEFQNLLRDSKIASVEVGADMMRATLEEPMKDGRKQIVAVRVPTDIAAELQAANVKYSGIVENTWVSTLLSWVVPIALFFLVWSFLSRRMTQGLGSVMQIGQSRAKIFVETDVKVGFADVAGVDEAKAELQEIVAFLKDPKTYGRLGARVPKGILLVGPPGTGKTLLARAVAGEAGVPFFSITGSEFVEMFVGVGAARVRDLFAQARASAPCIIFIDELDALGRARGISGLSGGHDEKEQTLNQLLAELDGFDPSAGVVLLAATNRPEVLDPALLRAGRFDRQISVDRPDKIGRAAILKVHLRKIKLGADIDPTQIAAMTPGFTGADLANLVNEAATLATRRRAVSVTLDDFTSAIERVIAGPEKRNRLLHPRERRIVAYHEMGHAIVAMALPDMDPIKKVSIIPRGMGALGYTMQMPTEDRYLMTRSELMNRMTVLLGGRAAEMNVFHEATTGAADDLQRATEMARSMATRYGMEPAVGQASYIAERPRYLDLADLGQRSEASEETSARIDRAVRDLVEDAFARATRILKACASIHEETAKRLLDKETFTEEELEPIRDEVKALIDARALLPLVGEGGPA, from the coding sequence ATGGAGCCCCCGAAGGATAAGCCCTGGTCCTTTCATCTCGCCTATTTTCTGCTGGCGCTGATCGGCGTGCTCATATTGCAGCAGATGTGGACGGTCTATCGTCAGACCGAGGTCGTTCCCTATAGCGAGTTCCAGAACCTCCTGCGCGACAGCAAGATCGCCTCGGTCGAGGTCGGCGCCGACATGATGCGCGCGACGCTCGAGGAGCCGATGAAGGATGGGCGCAAGCAGATCGTCGCCGTGCGCGTGCCGACCGACATCGCCGCCGAGCTGCAGGCCGCCAATGTCAAATATTCCGGAATCGTCGAAAACACCTGGGTCTCGACCCTGCTCTCCTGGGTCGTGCCGATCGCCCTCTTCTTCCTCGTCTGGAGCTTTTTGTCGCGCCGCATGACGCAAGGCTTGGGCTCGGTCATGCAGATCGGCCAGAGCCGCGCCAAGATTTTCGTCGAGACGGATGTGAAGGTCGGCTTCGCCGATGTCGCCGGCGTCGACGAGGCGAAGGCGGAATTGCAGGAGATCGTCGCCTTTCTGAAGGACCCCAAGACCTATGGACGCCTCGGCGCGCGCGTTCCCAAAGGCATTCTTCTCGTCGGCCCGCCCGGCACCGGCAAGACTCTGCTCGCCCGCGCGGTGGCGGGCGAGGCGGGCGTGCCCTTCTTCTCCATCACCGGCTCGGAATTCGTGGAGATGTTCGTCGGCGTCGGCGCCGCGCGCGTGCGCGATCTGTTCGCTCAGGCGCGCGCCTCCGCGCCGTGCATCATCTTCATCGACGAATTGGATGCGCTCGGCCGCGCGCGCGGAATATCGGGCCTTTCCGGCGGCCATGACGAGAAGGAGCAGACGCTCAATCAATTGCTCGCCGAATTGGATGGATTCGATCCGAGCGCCGGCGTCGTGCTGCTCGCCGCCACCAATCGGCCCGAGGTGCTCGATCCCGCGCTGCTACGCGCCGGGCGCTTCGATCGGCAGATTTCCGTCGATCGGCCGGACAAGATCGGCCGCGCCGCGATCTTGAAAGTGCATTTGCGCAAGATAAAGCTCGGCGCCGATATCGATCCCACGCAGATCGCGGCGATGACGCCGGGCTTCACCGGCGCCGATCTCGCCAATCTCGTCAATGAGGCGGCGACTCTGGCGACGCGCCGGCGCGCGGTCTCGGTGACGTTGGACGATTTCACCTCTGCGATCGAGCGTGTGATCGCCGGGCCGGAGAAGCGCAATCGCCTGCTGCATCCGCGCGAGCGGCGCATCGTCGCCTATCACGAGATGGGCCATGCGATCGTCGCCATGGCGCTGCCGGATATGGATCCGATCAAGAAGGTCTCGATCATTCCGCGCGGCATGGGCGCGCTCGGCTATACGATGCAAATGCCGACCGAGGACCGCTATCTGATGACGCGCTCGGAGCTGATGAATCGCATGACGGTTCTGCTCGGCGGCCGCGCGGCGGAGATGAATGTGTTCCACGAGGCGACCACCGGCGCCGCCGACGATCTGCAACGCGCGACCGAGATGGCGCGCTCCATGGCGACGCGCTACGGCATGGAGCCCGCGGTCGGCCAAGCCTCCTATATCGCCGAGCGGCCGCGCTATCTCGACTTAGCCGATCTCGGCCAGCGTTCCGAGGCGAGCGAGGAGACGAGCGCGCGCATCGATCGCGCCGTGCGCGATCTGGTGGAGGACGCCTTCGCGCGCGCGACACGGATATTGAAAGCCTGCGCGAGCATTCACGAGGAGACGGCGAAGCGGCTGCTCGATAAGGAGACGTTCACGGAAGAGGAGTTGGAGCCGATACGGGATGAGGTGAAGGCGCTGATCGATGCGCGCGCCCTTCTCCCACTCGTGGGAGAAGGTGGCCCGGCGTAG
- a CDS encoding DsbA family protein — MPSFDLRFSRRAALAAAALAVFGLAAPAFAQKAPSGKIPVEELMGPNALPDIVEGKADAPITIVEYASMTCSHCAAFHKDVYPALKKKFIDTGKVKFILREFPLDPLATAAFMLARNAGDKRDAVVDLLFAQQKNWAFVDKPLDGLAGVLKQTGLGQEKFEATLKDQQLFENVSKVRDRAAEKFGINSTPTFFINGDKYSGEIPEADLEKILTEKAKS, encoded by the coding sequence ATGCCCAGCTTCGACCTTCGATTTTCCCGTCGCGCCGCGCTCGCCGCGGCGGCTCTCGCCGTCTTCGGCCTCGCCGCGCCCGCCTTCGCCCAGAAGGCGCCGAGCGGCAAAATCCCGGTCGAGGAGCTGATGGGGCCGAACGCCCTGCCGGATATCGTCGAAGGCAAGGCCGACGCGCCGATCACCATCGTCGAATACGCCTCGATGACCTGCAGCCATTGCGCGGCCTTCCACAAGGACGTCTATCCGGCGCTGAAGAAGAAGTTCATCGACACCGGCAAGGTGAAGTTCATCCTGCGCGAGTTCCCGCTCGATCCGCTGGCGACGGCGGCCTTCATGCTGGCGCGCAACGCCGGCGACAAGCGCGACGCGGTGGTCGATCTGCTCTTCGCGCAGCAGAAGAACTGGGCCTTCGTCGACAAGCCGCTCGACGGCCTCGCCGGCGTGCTGAAGCAGACCGGGCTCGGCCAGGAGAAATTCGAGGCGACGCTGAAGGATCAGCAGCTCTTCGAGAATGTGAGCAAGGTGCGCGACCGCGCGGCGGAGAAGTTCGGCATTAATTCGACGCCGACCTTCTTCATCAATGGCGACAAATACAGCGGCGAGATTCCCGAGGCCGACCTCGAGAAGATTCTGACCGAGAAGGCGAAGTCGTAA
- a CDS encoding TetR family transcriptional regulator, which yields MLQAALARFGSASYEDVKLRDIAADVGVDVALVHRAFGSKEQLYAAALTASRAKERPVVSEGSSLSAQYAEGLFGERENETLEIVVRSMTNPQAREVLRMRSGPEFIGPIAATLEGPAAQERAILFNACLFGISILRQVLGEEALQDANAATMRPLIERVLAACLAPQGAVEEVAAEIASAPPALEARRAEARPIKKKAARGAPERSAARK from the coding sequence ATTCTCCAGGCGGCGCTCGCGCGTTTCGGCTCGGCCTCCTATGAGGACGTCAAGCTTCGCGACATAGCGGCCGATGTCGGCGTGGATGTCGCGCTCGTCCACCGCGCCTTCGGCTCCAAGGAGCAGCTCTATGCGGCGGCGCTGACGGCCTCGCGGGCGAAGGAGCGGCCGGTCGTCTCGGAAGGGAGCAGCCTCAGCGCGCAATATGCCGAGGGCCTGTTCGGCGAGCGCGAGAATGAGACGCTGGAGATCGTCGTGCGCTCCATGACCAATCCGCAAGCGCGCGAAGTATTGCGTATGCGCAGCGGCCCGGAATTCATCGGCCCTATCGCCGCCACGCTCGAAGGGCCGGCGGCGCAGGAGCGCGCCATTCTCTTCAACGCCTGCCTCTTCGGAATCTCGATATTGCGCCAAGTCCTCGGCGAGGAGGCGCTCCAGGACGCCAATGCGGCGACCATGCGTCCCCTGATCGAGCGTGTGCTCGCCGCCTGCCTCGCGCCACAAGGCGCAGTCGAGGAAGTCGCGGCCGAGATAGCGAGCGCGCCTCCAGCGCTCGAAGCGCGCCGAGCCGAAGCTCGTCCTATAAAAAAGAAGGCGGCGCGAGGGGCGCCCGAACGTTCCGCTGCGCGCAAATAG